DNA from Vitis vinifera cultivar Pinot Noir 40024 chromosome 19, ASM3070453v1:
AAATATCTTTTTCAAGTTTCCTGCATAACATTTAAATACCTCAGGTTTTGCCCACAATGGGTTTTGAGCTTGATGCATCTGCAGTTCTGCTTCTGAAATATACAAATGATGCCTTTCCTCAGGACTGATCTTACTTTTTGAAACTCCACTCCTAGTCTCTGGGTGGAaagcattttcctttttaattccTTCAGGAAATATTTTGCTGCTATCTGTATTTCCATTTTCACCATATATGTCAGTATTATCTTCACGCTCTCTTCGATGTTGTTTTTGACAAACATTCCATTTCTGGACAGCCTCAACCACTAATCTCCCATCACCATCAGGAGTTGATTCATATCCAGTGGACAATCCAGAAACAACAGTGGTAGAATCTATTCCAGTTGAAATTCGCAAAGCGTATTGTATTACACAACCGGAAGGAGAGAAAACCAGAAGGTGGTATTTTTCCTTCAAGGAGCTGCTATTGGAAAATAAATCATTAGCTTTGCAGTTGTGGAAAGACGAAGCAATAGCCCCAGAAAGGGAACTCATCCTTCCGGTTGCAGCTGCTGCAGCTGCTGCAGCACCAGTTACAGTGCCTCTCCATCCATTATTTCCACTTCTTATTCTGCTAACAACAGAAAGAGTAACCGGGGGACCAGATGCACAAAAGTTTTGTTGACTAAGCATTTGTAGCCCAGAATTAGGTGGCCAGCGAACAGCTGGCTTAGTCGGTACACCCAATCCACTATTTTTAGCAGTAGGAGAAGAGTCTGAAGGCTGAAGATTTACTGATCCTCCTGAAGGGGATATAGCAAATAGATGGCTTGTCCCCCTTGAGGAGCTTATCATAATCCAATTGCTGTCATCACTGAAACTGATGTCCTGTATGACCTGAATTACAACCAAAAATTAACAATGTCATAGTAGTGCTCCATGCTAACAGTGACCCAGTAAATAAGAAAGGATTAAACAAATATATTGCCCTTACTGCATTTGTGAAACCTCGTTGCAGCCTGTAAAGATGTGCATAAGATGCACAAGTATCTGATCCAGATGAACTTCCAGCTACCCCGGGCATTATTCGGAAGACATTTATGTTGTGACCTTGAACCGAGGCTGTCACCAAAAGGGTCCCACTAGGATCAAAGCATAATGCTGAAATAGGACTTTTATGTGCTTTAAACTGAGTAATAACAGATTTAGCGATAATATCTCTCACAATAACCTGTTAAATCAAAGGAAACAGTGAGCGGAACTAGAATGGGAGAGAAGATGAACATTAAGACGGAAAAAGCATTCATTAGATGCCCCTGAGATTTGGGAAACCAAAAGAGCATTATTGGCACAGAAGCAGAGGCTTGTTTACAAGTGCAAAACTTTTGCCTCCTCAAGGATGTATTTGATTCAAATGAAAGATAAGtcatgaaaaataataacacTCACCAGACAGTAAAAAATTTGAGACATAAAATCATGTGTTCCAAGGAAAATTAAGGTAAAACTatgagggtgtttgtttttttagctttttattgaaagcaatttgttttcagacttcaagttgtttgtttttttactttttcatgactcattataaactttttgctgaatagaaaaagccaaaatatttggttttttctaaatggaaaaagtaaaatgttgatttttccttactttttaattttttaaatattataaaaataaacaacataatacttaatagtattaagcattaaagttctatttagaattaagtaaaaaaacaaacaccacctaagagaAATCTAAAACAtgtattagaagaaaaaaaaaatgaaatgcagCATGCAAAATAGTTGTTTCAGTATTATGTGTAAAACCAGACTTGAGCAAAACCATATATACCATTCCAACATTGTCTGCATCTGGAAAATGGGCATTGACAGCTCCATTTCCCTTCCACCCAGGACCAGGACTCCCAGAATGTGGCAAATTATTGGAATCAGGTAGGAGCTCAGAGCAGTATCTGGACAGCTTCTTATATCCAATGTCTCCTAAGGACACAATTCCAGCTGCAAGTTGCTTGCTCGATTCTTTCGCATAGTGTGCAACCAGACTCCCATTTGAAGCAGAACCAGAGAAACTTCCAGAAGTTGTTAAATGTTGAGGACTAACGCGCCCATAATTTGAGACTACAACAGGACTGCCACTATAAGCCAGCCACCTGGGACCCACTGCAAGAGGTCCATAGCCTATACTCCCTGAGCTAAGAGAACCAGTTACTATCGGATTTGTGAGAATAGTATATTCCCTCTCCAATGTTGCAACATCAAAACAGTGTATCTGCAATATATAGAACCCACTTCTCACACTCTGAGCAGGCAATAAATATGGGATATTGAGATATGTATAACGTGAACATACCTGAGCTGCTTGAGAAATAGCAACCACTCGGGAGCTGCATCTTACAGAATAAACTACTGACCTGAACTTCAGAAAATGCACGAAAGACTGAGATTTCAAGGAATAAAAACGAACTACAGTAGGCATAGCACTGCCATTCACTGTATCATGGCTATTTGGGATGCCCTCCTTGTAAGGAGTGCCAAATCCATCCTGTATGTTACCACCTCCAGAAAGAGATCCATCTGAACAAACTACCAGTAATGGGCGGCTGTCTGCAAACTTGTCTTTGGATCCCTTTGATGCAACTGGGTTTGGTAGCATTTGCAAAAATGAAACAGGACCATCATGTCTGGACACTAGATCACGCACATTATCTGCTTCTTCAACATCCCAGACCTGGAATCCAGATCGATATCCAAGCAAGAGAACTTGCCGATTGATGTTTCCATCACATTCTAACTTGTCAAACCCAGCCCATTGCACCtttatttcataaaagaaaatacaaaaaaagtaATAACCACCACTATCAGCTTTAAAACAGAagaactctaaatgaaaaagaatctATCCAACATGAATTAGTAATTAGCATGAGAAAGTAGTCCATTGtctaattgaaaatatgaaatgcaTCACCTTCACTCCCAGCTTTAAAATTGAAGCActtcaaataagaaaaatattattaaacatgtaCTTAATCAACTAGAGAAAGGAAGTAGCATAAATCCAATAAAAACTGTGAAACAAGGACCACAGTCAACAAATTTATCACTTGTCATTCCAGCTAAATCTGTTTTTGATAAGTTTGTCACaacagaaaaataatatatgtaagTCTGAATCTTGACTTAAGCATGCAGCAAACAGAAAGTATAAAATTGTCCAACTTTATTACACACCCAGGACAAAATAACCAAGTCAAaagaaatcaataaaatgacACAAAGAGCAATGAAAGGGAAAAATTCTAGGTAATCAATAGATTGTCTCAATGTAGGTTGATATAAATCAGTTCCCAAACCAGATACTTTTAGTTTCCTTAAAATCagaaatagatttttttagCAAAAGGTGTTAAGAAATAGCTTCCTTAACACCTCCTTTACTTATGGCATGTAAAGGTGACACGAGGGATGTTGCATCTATCACAACCATAAACAGGGTGCATATGGAGGAGGCGTGTGCATTAATTATGGAACTCTTTTACTTGATTCTAAGTTCACTTCACATTATGACGATCACAAGAACCACTTCAAATAGTTTCAAATTATAATGAAGCGGTCTAAGGAACATCTCTTATTTCCCAAGAATTTAGATTTGGTTTATGATTAACAATGCATCACAAAATTTCCACTTATCAATAATGATACAAACAACCTCTACACAGATCACTTCAAAAATGACAAGTAGATCCAAGCCCATAATCCTCAATTTAGAACAACTTCACACATTTAATGATCATCTGAAAATCATACTCATATTTACGCATATATCACTTTTAGTCTATCTGCATCAAATCTTTCAAAACATGAACCAAATAGTGCATATAAAACCACAATTCAGATTTACATCTGTTAAACAATATCTTAGAAGCACTGTCACAGAGTTGCTCCATTTTGCACCTTCGAAAGGCCCAAGATGCATCAAATGTTACAAGAAAGTATCCAACATTATGCCTTCTCACTCAAATCAACAtctgcatttttttctttttttgataataGAAAGCACCAGAAAAAGGTGCCACAAGGTATACACAATGTACATAAAAGCACCATAACAGGCAAGcataaaggaaaagagaaaacaaaaaaacaatctCCCTCTCCTTACTTCAAGCTCAGCCAGTTTACAAAGCCTACATTTAATGTAGCACAATCGTCTATATACAAGCTAGCCCAATTCATGAAGTTATACAATCTAACTCAAGTCAAGATCTGTTGGCATTTTTATGTTTGCTTTCTTTAAACCCTACTCATATTACAAGAATAAAGCAGCAACATATTCAAAGATTAAGCATAGCAAGCTTGAAAAGTGCACAAAAGGCCAACAGCAACAAGCAAGGTTGAGACTTTAAAGGTGAATAATTACACTTCACAATCTAATTAAAATAGTGCACCATGCAGAGGGAGCAGCAAGATAGCATCCAAGGATCTGACCTTGAAATAATCAGAATACAGATTGGATATTGTGGTACGAATTGTCATGCGTGGTACGAATTGTCATGTGTTTGATAATTATGGTTtcataatgaagatgatagaaTTACACATTACAAAGCACTCATCCAAAACTGAAATCATTAGActtgacaaaaatattttgcCAAATATTTATGGtaataaaatagataattaTAGTAATGATCATGTTGTCGCTGATTAAGATTAGAATGATTATAATGATGACATGAGGATTAAATCCAGTAAGAAACCTGAACAAGGAGCAATGTCAACCACAATCCTTCGAAATAAACTAAAGgggaaaaaactttgaaattaaaaaccaaCTGCATTGATGAGAAACACTGACACAATAATCTAGCAAAGTTAAATTCTTTAACTTAATGTAACGAACTGAAAATGTTAAAGCTTAATCAATATGTAGCCTATGCTGAATATCAACCAATCATCAATTTGCTAGATAGAAAAAGTGTATCTTATTTTCTTGTACAATTCCAACACTGTAGatctttaatatttaattaaaaaactgaTAATCTctaaaatttcttattatgGATCAAAATGCACTGAAAATCCTTTTACAAAAAAGAACTTAAACTACTGGACCAAACATCTAATAACCCCATAATTTTGTCCCTACTGTGGTTTGGTTTCCTTTGTCCTTTTGACTTCCAGTGCTCCTTACATACTTCCTatcaaggattgaaatatcggtttttacggatatatcggtacttcgattttacggatatatcggaaatatcggagaaatatcggtggatattttttcacaaatatcgataaagtgaaaattatttaaaattaatagaaatgcttgaaaaaactttaaaaaatgataaaataagtaaaaatacacattttaaagttatcttgtaagtgtaattgacatatatataattaagaagatattttaaacaaagatatattggtagattcgatatttgaattttaaaaataatatatatgaattttgaaagtatatagagttagaaatgaattaaaaaatatttgattttattgaataaaaacaatttatacataaatataatatatatgatattacaaTAGTCCTTATACTAAGGAAGAGATCGATGTGATTTCattatattgttagatgaagatGACCCAATTTGCTGAAGataatgtttatttaaaaaaatttaaaatatttttattaaaacatgttttattatattttaaataaaaattaaattaatttatataaatattttatttgagatttaatttttaaaattttattaaaaacatatagtaacaacttttttttattaatattaatttatttaataatcaaaata
Protein-coding regions in this window:
- the LOC100265881 gene encoding autophagy-related protein 18f isoform X2; amino-acid sequence: MIRSLGFGESQVFHFLLGVLVSLFLCVLGMRNNDGPKPHSGRTNGFIPTSFRAISGYLRIVSSGASTVASTVRSAASSIVDRDDDASHDQVQWAGFDKLECDGNINRQVLLLGYRSGFQVWDVEEADNVRDLVSRHDGPVSFLQMLPNPVASKGSKDKFADSRPLLVVCSDGSLSGGGNIQDGFGTPYKEGIPNSHDTVNGSAMPTVVRFYSLKSQSFVHFLKFRSVVYSVRCSSRVVAISQAAQIHCFDVATLEREYTILTNPIVTGSLSSGSIGYGPLAVGPRWLAYSGSPVVVSNYGRVSPQHLTTSGSFSGSASNGSLVAHYAKESSKQLAAGIVSLGDIGYKKLSRYCSELLPDSNNLPHSGSPGPGWKGNGAVNAHFPDADNVGMVIVRDIIAKSVITQFKAHKSPISALCFDPSGTLLVTASVQGHNINVFRIMPGVAGSSSGSDTCASYAHLYRLQRGFTNAVIQDISFSDDSNWIMISSSRGTSHLFAISPSGGSVNLQPSDSSPTAKNSGLGVPTKPAVRWPPNSGLQMLSQQNFCASGPPVTLSVVSRIRSGNNGWRGTVTGAAAAAAAATGRMSSLSGAIASSFHNCKANDLFSNSSSLKEKYHLLVFSPSGCVIQYALRISTGIDSTTVVSGLSTGYESTPDGDGRLVVEAVQKWNVCQKQHRREREDNTDIYGENGNTDSSKIFPEGIKKENAFHPETRSGVSKSKISPEERHHLYISEAELQMHQAQNPLWAKPEIYFQTMMVDGLEENVLGGEIEVERFPTRMIEARSKDLVPVFDYLQTPKFQKARLSRRSSSGSLDLVADGGVAVAEHPTGIEETGWNGLRMPETDKGFVNSNDRPKTKTLKTVNNRESFKMEAQHKFVNNNKDGLNVENQLEDADDEFD
- the LOC100265881 gene encoding autophagy-related protein 18f isoform X1 — encoded protein: MIRSLGFGESQVFHFLLGVLVSLFLCVLGMRNNDGPKPHSGRTNGFIPTSFRAISGYLRIVSSGASTVASTVRSAASSIVDRDDDASHDQVQWAGFDKLECDGNINRQVLLLGYRSGFQVWDVEEADNVRDLVSRHDGPVSFLQMLPNPVASKGSKDKFADSRPLLVVCSDGSLSGGGNIQDGFGTPYKEGIPNSHDTVNGSAMPTVVRFYSLKSQSFVHFLKFRSVVYSVRCSSRVVAISQAAQIHCFDVATLEREYTILTNPIVTGSLSSGSIGYGPLAVGPRWLAYSGSPVVVSNYGRVSPQHLTTSGSFSGSASNGSLVAHYAKESSKQLAAGIVSLGDIGYKKLSRYCSELLPDSNNLPHSGSPGPGWKGNGAVNAHFPDADNVGMVIVRDIIAKSVITQFKAHKSPISALCFDPSGTLLVTASVQGHNINVFRIMPGVAGSSSGSDTCASYAHLYRLQRGFTNAVIQDISFSDDSNWIMISSSRGTSHLFAISPSGGSVNLQPSDSSPTAKNSGLGVPTKPAVRWPPNSGLQMLSQQNFCASGPPVTLSVVSRIRSGNNGWRGTVTGAAAAAAAATGRMSSLSGAIASSFHNCKANDLFSNSSSLKEKYHLLVFSPSGCVIQYALRISTGIDSTTVVSGLSTGYESTPDGDGRLVVEAVQKWNVCQKQHRREREDNTDIYGENGNTDSSKIFPEGIKKENAFHPETRSGVSKSKISPEERHHLYISEAELQMHQAQNPLWAKPEIYFQTMMVDGLEENVLGGEIEVERFPTRMIEARSKDLVPVFDYLQTPKFQKARVPVLDSNINGHPLHHKSGPSENGRLSRRSSSGSLDLVADGGVAVAEHPTGIEETGWNGLRMPETDKGFVNSNDRPKTKTLKTVNNRESFKMEAQHKFVNNNKDGLNVENQLEDADDEFD